CCTGGGGTTCACCCGGGATGGCAAGCGGCTCGGCCGGGGCGGTGGCTACTATGACGCCACGCTCCGGGCGGCTTCCGCGCGCAGCCGCCGGGTGGGCCTGGGCTTCAATGACCAGGTCGTCTCGTGGCTGCCCGTGAACGGCGACGATGTGGACATGGACCTCATCGTCACCGAGAGCGAGTCGCTGCGCGGGCTCTACCGCGACTGGGACTTCCTGGACACGTAGAGCAGCCAGGGGCATGAGGAGGAGGGATGGCGGGGCTTCCGGCCACGTCCCCTCCTCCCTCCGGAAGAGAAGGGTCTCGTTGCGGGGGCCGTTTCGGCTAAGGTCCCGCGCGCGATGACCCAGGATCTGCTGCGCAAGGCGACCCCAGAAGAGCAGTTCGAGGAAGTGACCCGTGGCACCGTGGACATCCACGTGCCCGAGGAGCTCAAGAAGAAGCTCGAGCGCTCGTACCGCGAGGGCAAGCCGCTCACCATCAAGGTGGGCTTCGACCCGACGCGGCCGGACCTTCACCTGGGGCACTCGCTGCTGCTCACGCGCATGCGGCGCTTCCAGGAGTTCGGCCACACGGTGGTGTTCCTCATCGGCGACTTCACGGCGCTGATTGGAGACCCGTCCGGCAAGAACTCCACGCGTCCGCCCCTGTCGCGCGACGAAGTCAAGGCGAACGCGGAGACATACAAGCAGCAGGTCTTCAAGGTGCTGGACGCGCAGCGCACGGTGGTGCGCTTCAACTCCGAGTGGATCAACGCCCTGGGCACCGAGGGGATGATCCGCCTGGCCTCGGCCTACTCCGTCCAGCGCATGCTGGAGCGGGACGACTTCAAGAAGCGCTTCCGCGACAACCGCTCCATCGCGCTGCACGAGTTCCTGTACCCGCTGCTGCAGGGCTACGACTCGGTGGAGCTGAAGGCGGATGTGGAGCTGGGCGCGACGGACCAGCTCTTCAACCTGCTCGTGGGCCGCCAGCTCATGAAGGACCAGGGGCAGGAGCCCCAGGTCATCATGACCGGCCCCATCCTGGAGGGCCTGGACGCGAAGCTGGTGGACGGGAAGATTACCGGCGACAAGATGTCCAAGAGCCTGGACAACTACGTGGGCATCGACGAGCCGGCGGAGCAGATCTTCGGCAAGCTGATGAGCATCACGGACGACCTGATGTGGCGCTACTACGAGCTGCTCTCGTCCCGGTCGCTCAAGGAGATCCAGGCGCTGAAGGCCTCCGTGGAGTCGGGCCAGTCCCACCCGAAGGCCGCGAAGGTGGCGTTCGCGCAGGAGATCGCCTCCCGGTTCCAGG
The sequence above is drawn from the Stigmatella aurantiaca genome and encodes:
- the tyrS gene encoding tyrosine--tRNA ligase, encoding MTQDLLRKATPEEQFEEVTRGTVDIHVPEELKKKLERSYREGKPLTIKVGFDPTRPDLHLGHSLLLTRMRRFQEFGHTVVFLIGDFTALIGDPSGKNSTRPPLSRDEVKANAETYKQQVFKVLDAQRTVVRFNSEWINALGTEGMIRLASAYSVQRMLERDDFKKRFRDNRSIALHEFLYPLLQGYDSVELKADVELGATDQLFNLLVGRQLMKDQGQEPQVIMTGPILEGLDAKLVDGKITGDKMSKSLDNYVGIDEPAEQIFGKLMSITDDLMWRYYELLSSRSLKEIQALKASVESGQSHPKAAKVAFAQEIASRFQGDEAGRRAAEDFEARFKNKQLDTDSLPLVEVSLEGAAKVLVTKVLPETKLVASATEARKLMAQGGVRIAGEKVTDPKAELGAGEYLVQVGKLKAARLKLS